A window from Corynebacterium urealyticum DSM 7109 encodes these proteins:
- a CDS encoding M48 family metallopeptidase encodes MNSAQPTATQRKAQQAAARLSTPTRPVEVRLSARRKKTITARWEGTKVVLLAPAAMGLERLVAAGEGLITRLEKKATRATNHKRSDEQLQALAEALNDKYLGGRAEWTSITWVENMTTRWGSCTPSTGRIRISHRLKQVPDYVLNSVVIHELVHTWIPNHGPDFWEWARHTPQLERARGYLEAYQRWGCPGDGPESQL; translated from the coding sequence ATGAACAGCGCCCAGCCCACCGCCACGCAACGCAAGGCCCAGCAGGCCGCCGCGCGGCTATCAACCCCGACCCGCCCGGTGGAGGTGCGGCTTTCGGCGCGGCGGAAGAAAACCATCACCGCCCGTTGGGAAGGCACCAAGGTCGTGCTGCTCGCCCCGGCCGCGATGGGGCTGGAGCGGCTGGTGGCAGCGGGGGAGGGGCTGATCACCCGGCTGGAGAAGAAAGCCACCCGGGCCACGAACCACAAACGCAGCGACGAGCAGCTCCAGGCCCTGGCCGAGGCGCTCAATGATAAGTACCTGGGCGGCCGGGCGGAGTGGACCTCCATCACCTGGGTGGAGAACATGACGACCCGCTGGGGCAGCTGCACCCCCAGCACCGGGCGGATTCGTATCTCCCACCGGCTCAAGCAGGTGCCGGACTACGTGCTGAACTCCGTGGTCATCCACGAACTGGTGCACACGTGGATCCCCAACCACGGCCCAGACTTTTGGGAATGGGCTCGCCACACCCCGCAGCTCGAGCGGGCCCGCGGGTACCTCGAGGCCTATCAGCGCTGGGGATGCCCCGGCGACGGCCCGGAGTCACAGCTCTAG
- a CDS encoding potassium channel family protein, with protein sequence MRFRMRERFQTEGELDGLPPHALLNILRLPEEEYRSPWRLIGRRMLYALGLILGVALLTYRGRAGYTGIETFIDAVYYSTITLSTTGYGDVTPVSQQERLITALIVTPLRIVFLALLVGTTLTVLTKESRQTFMIRRWRKRMRNHTIVIGYGTKGRSAVAALLADGVSPSQIVVVDLDREALDLANAQGLVTVHGSATRSDVLKLAGVNRARAVVVAPNQDDTAVLVTLSVREIAPSATIIASVRESDNSHLLRQSGADSVVVSSETAGRLMGLATVTPSVTEMMEDLLSPDEGFSIAERPAKEEEVGGNPRVLEDIVLGIVRSGALYRIDSAEAETVEPGDRILYVRGMGNLEEGE encoded by the coding sequence ATGCGGTTTAGAATGCGGGAACGCTTCCAGACGGAAGGCGAACTTGACGGTCTCCCGCCGCACGCGCTGCTCAACATCCTCCGCCTGCCGGAGGAGGAATACCGCAGCCCCTGGAGGCTCATCGGCCGCCGCATGCTCTACGCCCTCGGCCTCATCCTCGGGGTGGCGCTGCTGACCTACCGGGGCAGGGCGGGATACACCGGCATCGAAACCTTCATCGACGCGGTGTACTACTCAACGATCACCCTGTCGACCACCGGATACGGCGACGTCACCCCGGTCAGCCAGCAGGAACGCCTCATCACGGCCCTGATCGTCACCCCCTTAAGAATCGTCTTCCTCGCCCTGCTGGTCGGCACGACGCTGACCGTGCTGACGAAGGAATCCCGCCAAACCTTCATGATCCGCCGCTGGAGGAAAAGAATGCGCAACCACACCATCGTCATCGGCTACGGCACGAAGGGCCGGTCTGCCGTGGCAGCCCTCCTCGCCGACGGCGTCTCCCCATCCCAGATCGTGGTCGTGGACCTCGACCGGGAAGCACTCGACCTCGCCAACGCCCAGGGTCTGGTCACCGTCCACGGCTCGGCGACCCGCTCCGACGTGCTGAAACTCGCCGGTGTGAACCGCGCCCGGGCCGTCGTCGTCGCCCCGAACCAGGACGACACCGCCGTGCTGGTCACCCTCTCTGTCCGAGAGATCGCGCCTTCGGCCACCATCATCGCCAGCGTGCGTGAATCCGATAACTCCCACTTGCTGCGCCAGTCCGGCGCGGACTCCGTGGTGGTGTCAAGTGAGACCGCCGGCCGCCTCATGGGTCTGGCGACCGTCACCCCATCCGTGACTGAAATGATGGAGGACCTGCTCTCCCCGGACGAGGGCTTCTCCATCGCCGAACGCCCCGCCAAGGAAGAAGAGGTCGGCGGCAACCCGCGCGTGCTGGAGGACATCGTGCTTGGCATCGTCCGCTCCGGCGCGCTGTACCGCATCGACTCCGCCGAAGCCGAGACCGTCGAACCGGGAGACCGCATCCTCTACGTCCGCGGCATGGGCAACCTCGAGGAGGGAGAGTAA
- a CDS encoding PDZ domain-containing protein, whose translation MKIWNRRNRTIALGAAPVVVLVTLLGLPSIPGTDIDLTVPYAAEGKGPTFNTLGEEGGKQVVEVTGAETSKPAGHLNMTTVSVHTKLTLGQALARWLTTDDTLVPIGQIFPANKSPEEVQQQNQAAFAASESNATTAAMNYLNKPLETAVIDVLDDAPAAGKIKVNDVIREVGGRPITTPDELARVVGEHAPGDEIDVLVERQGKEETVTVTLGEPPKHLQRAGQGSAFLGVTSVSQPAGEIRVRYNLQDVGGPSAGLMFSLAVVDKLTPQDLTGGAFVAGTGSIDAAGQVGAIGGITHKIRAAADAGAEYFLVPAGNCAEALTVEDAGPKLVKVDSLEDAVKDLEGIRSGGGFDTCS comes from the coding sequence ATGAAAATCTGGAACCGTCGCAACCGAACGATCGCGCTGGGCGCCGCCCCGGTAGTCGTCCTGGTGACCCTGCTTGGCCTGCCGAGCATCCCGGGCACCGATATCGACCTGACGGTTCCCTACGCAGCAGAGGGCAAGGGCCCGACCTTCAACACCCTCGGCGAGGAGGGCGGCAAGCAGGTCGTCGAGGTCACCGGTGCGGAGACCAGTAAGCCCGCCGGTCACCTCAACATGACCACCGTCTCCGTGCACACCAAGCTCACCCTGGGCCAGGCGCTCGCCCGGTGGCTGACCACAGACGACACCCTCGTGCCGATCGGCCAGATCTTCCCCGCGAATAAGTCGCCCGAGGAAGTCCAGCAGCAGAATCAGGCTGCTTTTGCCGCCTCGGAGTCGAACGCCACCACCGCGGCGATGAACTACCTCAACAAGCCGCTGGAAACCGCCGTCATCGACGTGCTGGACGACGCACCGGCAGCGGGGAAAATCAAGGTCAACGACGTCATCCGCGAGGTCGGTGGGCGCCCCATCACAACGCCCGATGAACTCGCCCGCGTGGTCGGCGAGCACGCGCCGGGCGACGAGATCGACGTCCTCGTGGAACGGCAGGGCAAGGAGGAAACGGTGACCGTCACGCTCGGGGAGCCGCCGAAGCACCTCCAGCGGGCCGGGCAGGGCTCCGCGTTCCTGGGCGTGACCTCCGTGTCCCAGCCTGCGGGTGAGATCCGCGTGCGCTATAACCTGCAGGACGTCGGCGGACCTTCCGCGGGGCTGATGTTCTCCCTCGCCGTCGTGGACAAGCTAACCCCGCAAGATCTGACGGGCGGCGCGTTCGTCGCGGGCACCGGCTCCATCGATGCTGCCGGCCAGGTCGGTGCCATCGGCGGGATCACCCACAAGATCCGCGCCGCCGCGGATGCCGGGGCCGAGTATTTCCTGGTGCCCGCCGGTAACTGTGCCGAGGCGCTCACCGTGGAGGACGCCGGGCCGAAGCTGGTGAAAGTCGACTCCCTCGAGGATGCGGTCAAGGACCTCGAGGGCATTCGCTCCGGCGGCGGCTTTGACACCTGCAGCTAG
- a CDS encoding UPF0182 family protein, which produces MSAQPPSGASSANFTPSRRSKIIAGLVMALGVAFFLVPIVVGAYTDWQWFRDLEYQGVFFGVIITRVILFLIFGLVAGVIVWLAAFAAYRKGPTSLESLGSASPLAANRPAIRQTVRPMLVWLPILAGIVVGLVAQGNWRRAMLFWNSSSFGVEDPQFGKDLSFYAFNLPMLNLILGMLSFILIIAFFVNGIGHYLLGSITTGNPRVGEKAKVAPAARRQLAIIAGIWMIVKAVGYWFDRYDLLNRQHDTFTGGSYTDINAVLPAKIVLLVVAIFVAALFFLTIVMKDLRIPALAVALMLLTSLVAGVAWPAILEQFSVAPNRAEKEREYIARNIDATRHAYGLGDDNVTYERNWGTKQGGKKAERSIAQDDVTLSNIRLLDPQVLSPTFTQQQQLRNFYGFSDELAVDRYEVDGKMRDFVVAARELNPNTLEGNQQDWINRHTVYTHGNGFIAAPARKVDEVARDVGSARGGYPVYTVADLQSLERGRQGGELELDLKQPRIYFGPLIASNPTPNSDYAIVGRSGGNPLEYDTEDSNYTYTGKGGVDVNNPFNRLMYAAHFESMNLLLTDRIGENSRILYNRDPRERVHKVAPWLTTDSKTYPTVIDGRIKWVVDGYTTLTDLPYSERTSLTETTTDTTNPDGVRREQLVTDKVSYIRNSVKATVDAYDGTVELYEFDEKDPVLKAWRGAFPDVVKPKSEISDELMQHLRYPGDMFKVQRELIARYHVSDPGVFFQNDAFWSVPSDPTAKENKGELAQPPYYVVAADPETGKPSFQLITPFRGLRREFLAAHMTVSSDPENYGKIHVRVLPTQTQTQGPKQAQDTMMSSDEVARERTLLEGSNDVINGNLLTLPVGDGQVLYVEPVYSKRKDQESAFPKLLRVLVSYNGQVGYAPTIAEALQQVGIDPAAATDLEEVDGSVVAPGKGDKKDEGESGKGEDKDQEQGSGAAGQLPQGDAADKVRDAMDKVNRTRQSGSFEEFGKALDELDKAVRELQSQQ; this is translated from the coding sequence ATGTCGGCACAGCCTCCATCTGGCGCCTCATCTGCAAACTTCACGCCCTCGCGCCGTTCCAAGATTATCGCCGGCCTGGTCATGGCGCTGGGCGTGGCGTTCTTCTTGGTGCCCATCGTGGTTGGCGCGTACACGGACTGGCAGTGGTTCCGTGACCTGGAATATCAGGGCGTATTCTTCGGCGTGATCATCACCCGCGTGATCCTATTCCTGATCTTCGGCCTGGTTGCGGGGGTGATCGTCTGGCTGGCAGCCTTTGCCGCCTACCGCAAGGGGCCGACTAGCCTCGAGTCGCTCGGCTCAGCCTCGCCACTGGCTGCGAACCGCCCGGCAATCCGTCAAACCGTCCGCCCCATGCTGGTGTGGCTGCCGATCCTGGCGGGCATCGTCGTCGGCCTGGTCGCGCAGGGCAACTGGCGCCGCGCGATGCTGTTCTGGAACTCCTCTTCCTTCGGGGTGGAGGATCCGCAGTTCGGCAAGGACCTAAGTTTCTACGCCTTTAACCTGCCGATGCTGAACCTCATCCTGGGGATGCTCAGCTTCATCCTCATCATCGCGTTCTTCGTCAACGGCATCGGTCACTACCTGCTGGGCTCCATCACCACCGGTAACCCGCGGGTGGGGGAGAAGGCGAAGGTTGCTCCGGCGGCCCGCCGTCAGCTGGCGATCATCGCTGGCATTTGGATGATCGTGAAGGCCGTGGGCTACTGGTTCGACCGCTACGACCTGCTCAACCGCCAGCACGACACCTTCACTGGTGGCTCCTACACGGATATCAACGCCGTCCTGCCCGCGAAGATCGTCCTGCTCGTCGTCGCCATCTTCGTCGCTGCCTTGTTCTTCCTCACCATCGTGATGAAGGACCTGCGCATCCCGGCGCTCGCCGTGGCCCTGATGCTGCTGACCTCGCTTGTCGCCGGCGTGGCCTGGCCAGCGATCCTGGAGCAGTTCTCCGTCGCGCCGAACCGCGCGGAGAAGGAGCGCGAGTACATCGCCCGCAACATCGACGCCACCCGCCACGCCTACGGCCTCGGGGACGATAATGTCACCTACGAGCGCAACTGGGGCACCAAGCAGGGCGGCAAGAAGGCGGAGCGCTCCATCGCCCAGGACGACGTCACTCTCTCCAACATCCGTCTTCTCGACCCGCAGGTTCTGTCCCCGACGTTCACCCAGCAACAGCAGCTGCGTAACTTCTACGGCTTCTCCGATGAACTCGCCGTGGACCGCTACGAGGTTGATGGCAAGATGCGTGACTTTGTCGTCGCAGCTCGTGAGCTGAACCCCAATACCCTGGAAGGCAACCAGCAGGACTGGATCAACCGCCACACCGTCTACACCCACGGCAACGGCTTCATCGCCGCCCCGGCCCGCAAGGTCGACGAGGTGGCCCGCGACGTCGGTTCCGCCCGCGGTGGCTACCCGGTCTACACCGTCGCCGACCTGCAGTCCCTGGAGCGGGGCCGCCAGGGTGGCGAGCTGGAGCTGGATCTGAAGCAGCCGCGTATCTACTTCGGCCCGCTGATCGCCTCCAACCCGACGCCGAACTCGGACTACGCCATCGTCGGCCGTTCCGGCGGCAACCCGCTGGAGTACGACACCGAGGACAGCAACTACACCTACACCGGTAAGGGCGGGGTGGACGTCAATAATCCATTCAACCGCCTGATGTACGCCGCGCACTTCGAGTCGATGAACCTGCTGCTCACCGACCGCATCGGCGAGAATTCCCGCATCCTGTACAACCGCGACCCCCGCGAGCGTGTGCACAAGGTGGCGCCGTGGCTGACCACGGATTCGAAGACCTACCCGACCGTCATCGACGGCCGCATCAAGTGGGTCGTGGACGGATACACCACCCTGACGGACCTGCCCTACTCCGAGCGCACCAGCCTGACGGAGACCACGACGGACACGACCAACCCCGATGGTGTCCGCCGTGAGCAGCTGGTCACCGACAAGGTCAGCTACATCCGTAACTCCGTCAAGGCCACCGTCGATGCGTACGACGGCACCGTCGAGCTCTACGAATTCGACGAGAAGGACCCCGTCCTGAAGGCCTGGCGCGGCGCGTTCCCGGACGTCGTGAAGCCGAAGTCCGAAATCAGCGACGAGCTGATGCAGCACCTGCGCTACCCAGGTGACATGTTCAAGGTGCAGCGCGAGCTCATCGCCCGCTACCACGTCAGCGACCCGGGCGTGTTCTTCCAGAACGACGCCTTCTGGTCCGTGCCGTCCGACCCGACGGCCAAGGAGAACAAGGGCGAGCTGGCGCAGCCGCCGTACTACGTGGTCGCCGCCGATCCGGAGACCGGTAAGCCGAGCTTCCAGCTAATCACCCCGTTCCGTGGCCTGCGTCGTGAGTTCCTGGCCGCGCACATGACCGTCTCCTCTGATCCGGAGAACTATGGCAAGATCCACGTGCGCGTGCTGCCGACCCAGACGCAGACCCAGGGTCCGAAGCAGGCGCAGGACACGATGATGTCCTCCGACGAGGTCGCCCGCGAGCGCACCCTCCTGGAGGGGTCGAATGACGTCATTAACGGCAACCTGTTGACCCTGCCCGTCGGCGACGGTCAGGTTCTCTACGTGGAGCCGGTGTACTCCAAGCGCAAGGACCAGGAGTCCGCGTTCCCGAAGCTGCTGCGTGTCCTGGTGTCCTATAACGGACAGGTCGGTTACGCTCCGACGATCGCCGAGGCGCTGCAGCAGGTGGGCATCGACCCGGCAGCGGCCACGGACCTGGAAGAGGTCGACGGCAGCGTCGTGGCCCCAGGCAAGGGCGATAAGAAGGACGAAGGCGAGTCCGGTAAGGGCGAGGATAAGGACCAGGAGCAGGGCTCCGGGGCGGCCGGTCAGCTGCCACAGGGCGACGCTGCTGACAAGGTCCGGGATGCGATGGACAAGGTCAACCGCACCCGCCAGTCCGGCTCCTTCGAGGAGTTCGGCAAGGCCCTCGACGAGCTGGACAAGGCAGTCCGCGAGCTGCAGTCCCAGCAGTAG
- a CDS encoding ATP-dependent DNA helicase UvrD2, whose product METRDHLDPEQLRAATAPRGPVAIIAGAGTGKTRTITHRIAHLVDGGFVNPDQVLAVTFTSRAASEMRERLAMMNVARVQARTFHASAMRQLGYFWPKYAGDLPWKLVDSKFPLMSRAARGAGLEPTTTLLKDLIGEVEWCKSSLVVAEDYPKVMVPERRDCPVSPEQFIKVFKNYEQLKATPEGMLLDFDDLLLNMAAAIESNVGIAEEFRSQYRTFVVDEYQDVTPLQQRLLDAWLGERDDLTVVGDANQTIYSFNGASPSYLLDFTTKFPEATTVRLHRDYRSTPQVVELANEVIGKAKGRAAGTRLKLEGQRPDGPEPEFVEYPDEVAEAKGVAEKIAQLIKQGVQPAEIAVLYRINAQAGALEYALEEAGIPYQVKGGEGFFSRAEIRQGLGSLAKSARNFGGQPAGEPGSAAGAEGTGPETREEILNAAKAALAPVGLTAAEPSGAQERQRWQSLNALVELIEEILTANPQISYLGVIGMLQERVRSKNPPKVQGVTLVSVHMAKGLEWDAVFLVGLYEGMFPIHHALKGAGAADAIEEERRLLYVGVTRAREHLHLSWALARQEGGKQSRVRTRFLDDLVPWEDEDDGELAIDLDQARRRRKTGAPKNACAVCGTPLSTPEAKILGRCGQHSLETDQVVIGELREWRLETAKSMGVPAYVVFTDATLLAIAQRMPASPAELIQVPGVGPMKIEQFGEDVLAITANYASG is encoded by the coding sequence TTGGAGACCAGGGACCACCTGGATCCGGAACAACTACGCGCAGCAACCGCCCCCCGCGGGCCGGTCGCGATCATCGCGGGAGCGGGCACCGGCAAGACCCGCACCATCACCCACCGCATCGCCCACCTCGTGGATGGCGGCTTCGTCAACCCCGACCAGGTGCTGGCCGTGACCTTCACTTCCCGGGCTGCCTCCGAGATGCGGGAACGCCTCGCGATGATGAACGTCGCGCGCGTCCAAGCCCGCACCTTCCACGCCTCCGCCATGCGCCAGCTCGGATACTTCTGGCCGAAATACGCCGGCGACCTGCCGTGGAAGCTCGTGGACTCCAAGTTCCCGCTCATGTCCCGTGCCGCCCGAGGTGCTGGCCTGGAGCCCACCACTACGCTGCTCAAGGACCTGATCGGCGAGGTGGAGTGGTGCAAATCCTCCCTCGTCGTCGCGGAGGACTACCCGAAGGTCATGGTGCCGGAGCGCCGCGACTGCCCCGTGAGCCCCGAGCAGTTCATCAAGGTGTTTAAGAACTACGAGCAGCTCAAGGCCACGCCCGAGGGCATGCTGCTGGACTTCGACGACCTGTTGCTGAATATGGCCGCCGCCATCGAGTCCAACGTCGGTATCGCCGAGGAGTTCCGCTCCCAGTACCGCACCTTCGTGGTCGACGAGTATCAGGACGTCACTCCGCTGCAGCAACGCCTGCTTGATGCCTGGCTCGGCGAGCGCGACGACCTCACCGTCGTGGGCGACGCCAACCAGACCATTTACTCCTTCAACGGAGCCAGCCCCAGCTACCTGCTGGACTTCACCACGAAGTTCCCCGAGGCCACGACCGTGCGCCTACACCGGGACTACCGTTCCACTCCGCAGGTCGTGGAGCTAGCCAACGAGGTGATCGGCAAGGCCAAGGGCCGGGCCGCCGGGACCCGGCTGAAGCTGGAGGGCCAGCGCCCCGACGGCCCGGAGCCGGAGTTCGTGGAGTACCCCGATGAGGTCGCAGAGGCCAAGGGGGTGGCGGAGAAGATCGCCCAGCTGATCAAACAGGGCGTGCAGCCCGCGGAGATCGCGGTGCTGTACCGCATTAACGCTCAGGCCGGTGCACTCGAGTACGCCCTGGAGGAAGCCGGGATCCCGTACCAGGTCAAGGGCGGGGAGGGCTTCTTCTCTCGCGCCGAGATCCGGCAGGGCCTGGGTTCGCTGGCAAAGAGCGCGCGGAACTTCGGTGGCCAGCCGGCCGGTGAGCCAGGCAGTGCTGCTGGAGCAGAGGGCACCGGACCGGAGACCCGGGAGGAGATCCTCAACGCAGCAAAGGCTGCACTCGCCCCGGTGGGCCTCACCGCCGCCGAGCCCAGCGGTGCGCAGGAGCGCCAGCGCTGGCAGTCCCTCAACGCCTTGGTGGAGCTGATCGAGGAGATCCTCACCGCGAACCCACAGATCAGCTACCTCGGGGTCATCGGCATGCTGCAGGAGCGGGTGCGCTCCAAGAACCCGCCGAAGGTGCAGGGCGTGACCCTGGTCAGCGTGCACATGGCCAAGGGCCTGGAGTGGGACGCCGTCTTCCTCGTCGGCCTCTACGAGGGCATGTTCCCGATCCACCACGCACTCAAGGGCGCAGGTGCCGCCGACGCGATCGAGGAGGAGCGCCGCCTGCTCTACGTCGGCGTGACCCGCGCCCGAGAGCACCTTCACCTCTCGTGGGCCCTCGCCCGGCAGGAGGGCGGCAAACAATCCCGCGTGCGCACCCGCTTCCTCGACGACCTGGTGCCGTGGGAGGACGAGGACGACGGCGAACTGGCCATCGATCTGGACCAGGCGCGACGTCGTCGGAAAACGGGCGCCCCGAAGAACGCCTGCGCCGTCTGTGGCACGCCCCTGTCCACTCCGGAGGCGAAGATCCTCGGCCGCTGCGGGCAGCACTCGCTGGAAACCGACCAGGTGGTCATCGGGGAGCTGCGCGAGTGGCGGCTGGAGACCGCGAAGTCCATGGGCGTGCCGGCGTACGTGGTGTTCACGGATGCCACGCTGCTGGCCATCGCGCAGCGCATGCCCGCCAGCCCAGCGGAGCTCATTCAGGTCCCGGGGGTGGGGCCGATGAAGATCGAGCAGTTCGGGGAGGACGTCCTCGCCATCACCGCGAACTACGCCTCAGGATAG
- a CDS encoding PPA1309 family protein, giving the protein MNLNDDRILNAALMEAVDFIQAEGWDRPATLFALVPTELVADALELTEARNPLSLIVQDDLPEHIRPGSEELGEFVASIRWPSQVVGAILAQEISFLDSSLGEDAAPQQARLFSGILDAGARDGAAAAGDGSERTLLQLRPTEEELAADPFGQDRVELRGGEDIAPGVIAALRATFVD; this is encoded by the coding sequence ATGAACCTCAACGATGACCGCATCTTGAACGCCGCCCTCATGGAAGCCGTGGATTTCATCCAGGCCGAAGGTTGGGACCGTCCCGCTACCCTGTTCGCTCTCGTTCCGACGGAGCTGGTCGCCGACGCCCTGGAGCTCACCGAGGCCCGCAACCCGCTCTCCCTGATCGTGCAGGACGACCTGCCGGAGCACATTCGCCCCGGATCGGAGGAGCTGGGCGAGTTCGTCGCCTCCATCCGCTGGCCTTCGCAGGTGGTGGGTGCGATCCTGGCCCAGGAGATCTCCTTCCTGGACTCCTCCCTGGGCGAGGACGCTGCCCCGCAGCAGGCCCGACTGTTCAGCGGCATCTTGGACGCAGGCGCCCGGGACGGCGCCGCGGCCGCCGGCGATGGTTCCGAACGCACGTTGCTGCAGTTGCGCCCGACCGAGGAAGAACTCGCGGCTGACCCCTTCGGCCAGGACCGCGTAGAGCTGCGGGGCGGGGAGGATATTGCGCCGGGCGTGATCGCCGCGCTGCGCGCCACCTTCGTGGACTAG
- a CDS encoding zinc-dependent metalloprotease has translation MSNFGFGMHPNNNGGNGDDNGRDDDDHKDGQNGGDGRGGQGDGRGNNPFEFIFGGPGGSGGSGQSNPFGGGFGGGNLGDLLNQFGSMFSGFGADLNSTGADDAVNYSMVERTARQHIRSKQQAGQGGQNPFGGLFFGFGAGPQRGSESSAPSQSDSQAVAESVRLAELWLDGATTLPAGATGSVAFGPEQWLEETLETWKRIFTPLAEKLGEAAMGEIPEEMRDQMGPLAGIMRQVNAMNFSMQLGHTLGELATGVSHSTQWGMPLAGGNVAAVATAQLESMAEKLGTDKREALIYLATREAAHHRLFKHVPWLAERLILDVEEFARGLALDTSAMEEAMRELDPESMNDPAKMQEMMAQMQGQDLSPKVVSANAHARERLETSLSLVEGWVDYVVGQALADRMPNAPILTAAWSSYRNTESPEMEALSKTVGISLLAPRANDAAGLWHKLDEAVGAEKRDGIWDHPDLLPTAKDLDNPAGFIGKVAFDGEEEDFDPISEIEKLEAELNRQGGPREERTNRRRPEQDDKRDQTPESKDDEDDAGKSDGDDNGNGER, from the coding sequence ATGAGTAATTTCGGCTTCGGCATGCACCCCAACAACAACGGTGGCAACGGCGACGACAACGGCCGCGACGATGATGACCACAAGGATGGTCAGAACGGCGGTGACGGTCGTGGCGGCCAGGGCGACGGTCGAGGTAATAATCCTTTCGAATTCATCTTTGGTGGCCCGGGCGGCTCGGGTGGTTCTGGGCAGTCGAATCCCTTCGGCGGTGGCTTCGGTGGTGGGAACCTCGGCGATCTGTTGAACCAGTTCGGCTCGATGTTCAGCGGCTTTGGTGCGGATCTGAACAGCACGGGTGCCGATGATGCCGTGAACTATTCGATGGTGGAGCGCACCGCTCGCCAGCACATCCGCAGCAAGCAGCAGGCCGGCCAGGGCGGGCAGAACCCGTTCGGCGGTTTGTTCTTCGGCTTCGGGGCTGGCCCACAGCGGGGCTCGGAGTCCAGTGCGCCGAGCCAGTCGGATTCCCAGGCCGTGGCTGAGTCCGTTCGTCTGGCGGAGCTGTGGCTGGACGGGGCGACGACGCTGCCTGCGGGCGCGACCGGTTCCGTCGCCTTCGGCCCGGAGCAGTGGCTGGAGGAGACGCTGGAGACCTGGAAGCGGATCTTCACCCCGCTGGCGGAGAAGCTCGGCGAGGCCGCGATGGGTGAGATCCCGGAGGAGATGCGGGATCAGATGGGTCCGCTGGCCGGCATCATGCGCCAGGTCAATGCGATGAACTTCTCCATGCAGTTGGGCCACACGCTGGGCGAGCTGGCGACGGGTGTCAGCCACTCCACACAGTGGGGAATGCCACTGGCAGGGGGAAACGTGGCGGCTGTGGCGACCGCGCAGCTGGAGTCCATGGCCGAGAAGCTGGGCACGGATAAGCGGGAGGCGCTGATTTACCTGGCGACCCGCGAGGCCGCACACCACCGCCTGTTCAAGCACGTGCCGTGGCTGGCCGAGCGCCTCATCCTGGATGTTGAGGAGTTCGCCCGCGGGCTGGCGCTGGATACCTCCGCCATGGAGGAGGCGATGCGGGAGCTCGACCCGGAATCGATGAATGATCCGGCGAAGATGCAGGAGATGATGGCTCAGATGCAGGGCCAGGACCTCTCCCCCAAGGTCGTGTCCGCCAATGCGCACGCCCGCGAGCGGCTGGAGACCAGCCTGAGCCTCGTGGAGGGCTGGGTGGATTACGTGGTCGGCCAGGCGCTGGCAGACCGGATGCCGAATGCACCGATCCTCACCGCGGCATGGTCCTCCTACCGCAACACCGAGTCCCCGGAGATGGAGGCCCTGAGCAAGACGGTGGGTATTTCCCTGCTCGCGCCACGTGCCAACGATGCCGCTGGTCTGTGGCACAAGCTGGACGAGGCCGTGGGCGCGGAGAAGCGCGACGGCATCTGGGATCACCCGGACCTGCTGCCGACGGCGAAGGACCTCGACAACCCGGCTGGGTTTATCGGCAAGGTAGCTTTCGACGGCGAGGAGGAGGACTTCGACCCGATCAGCGAGATCGAGAAGCTGGAGGCGGAGTTGAACCGCCAGGGCGGGCCGCGCGAGGAGCGCACCAACCGCCGCCGTCCAGAGCAGGATGACAAGCGGGATCAGACCCCGGAGTCGAAGGACGACGAGGACGACGCTGGAAAGAGCGACGGCGACGACAACGGCAACGGCGAGCGCTAG